Proteins encoded in a region of the Moritella marina ATCC 15381 genome:
- a CDS encoding alpha/beta fold hydrolase — translation MKIDLTLSGLVAQKHTFTLPLDYNKPDGDSINVFVRELVAPNKQDQDLPYLVYFQGGPGFGAVRPMANGGWIKRALQEYRVLLLDQRGTGLSTPISSVSLAHLTPSEQANYLTHFRADNIVRDAEAIRAQLSPFNTWSIIGQSFGGFCVLRYLTAAPEGLTQAFVTGGLPSLTRPATEVYQATYKRVLAKNNDFFNRFSDAQDLVTALATHIIEHDTYLATGEKLTVEMLQLLGVNIGMEEGPEAVYYLLEQALMSTPSGTQVNPLFLAQFCQFLDFNTNPIFAVLHESIYCQQQASNWAAHTVRADYDEFNYQPGQPFLFTGEMIYPWMFEQFNNLKPLQAAAQQLAGKQDWSDLYDLDVLKNNQVPVAAAIYSEDMYVEMQYSLETAARVNNLKYWLTSEFEHNGIRMDGDKVLSKLIDLNNGVTLR, via the coding sequence ATGAAAATTGATCTCACATTAAGCGGCTTAGTTGCACAAAAGCACACATTTACCTTACCGCTTGATTACAACAAGCCTGACGGTGACAGCATTAACGTCTTTGTACGTGAACTCGTCGCGCCAAATAAACAAGATCAAGACCTCCCATATTTGGTCTATTTTCAAGGTGGTCCTGGCTTTGGCGCTGTACGTCCAATGGCTAATGGCGGCTGGATCAAGCGGGCATTACAAGAATATCGCGTATTGCTGTTAGATCAACGTGGTACAGGGTTATCAACACCGATAAGCTCAGTGAGTCTTGCGCACTTAACACCAAGTGAACAAGCTAACTACCTCACCCATTTCCGTGCTGATAATATTGTCCGTGATGCTGAAGCGATACGCGCACAATTATCACCGTTTAATACCTGGAGTATTATTGGCCAAAGCTTTGGTGGTTTCTGTGTATTACGTTATTTAACTGCCGCGCCAGAAGGGCTAACACAAGCTTTTGTGACTGGCGGATTACCTTCATTAACACGTCCTGCTACCGAAGTTTACCAAGCAACTTATAAACGTGTACTCGCAAAAAATAACGACTTCTTTAACCGTTTTAGTGACGCGCAAGATCTTGTCACTGCACTAGCAACGCACATTATCGAACACGATACTTATCTTGCCACAGGCGAGAAATTGACTGTTGAAATGTTGCAACTGCTTGGCGTTAATATTGGCATGGAAGAAGGCCCTGAAGCGGTTTATTATTTACTTGAACAAGCTCTTATGAGTACGCCAAGTGGCACACAAGTTAATCCACTGTTCTTAGCGCAGTTCTGTCAGTTCCTTGATTTTAATACCAACCCGATTTTTGCCGTGCTGCATGAATCTATCTATTGTCAGCAACAAGCATCAAACTGGGCTGCGCATACTGTGCGTGCTGATTATGATGAATTTAATTATCAACCGGGCCAGCCGTTCTTATTCACTGGCGAGATGATTTACCCATGGATGTTCGAGCAGTTTAATAACTTAAAACCACTGCAAGCAGCGGCGCAACAGTTGGCTGGTAAACAAGATTGGTCAGATCTTTACGATCTTGATGTCCTTAAAAACAACCAAGTACCAGTGGCAGCAGCTATCTATAGCGAAGACATGTATGTAGAAATGCAATACAGCCTAGAAACCGCCGCGCGTGTTAATAACCTCAAATACTGGTTAACGTCAGAGTTCGAACACAACGGTATTCGTATGGACGGTGATAAAGTACTAAGTAAACTTATCGACCTAAATAATGGCGTTACGCTGCGCTAA
- a CDS encoding DUF4160 domain-containing protein, translating to MASSTIFLGISTQVGHPSKVNIPHVLAQYKERNCRVAIADGSVISGVIPFKQLYALQKWIGVNYQRLQLEWNQVS from the coding sequence ATGGCGTCGAGTACAATATTTCTTGGTATTTCAACCCAGGTCGGTCATCCAAGTAAAGTGAATATACCGCATGTATTAGCGCAATATAAAGAAAGAAACTGCCGTGTCGCGATTGCTGACGGCAGTGTCATCAGTGGTGTCATCCCTTTTAAGCAGTTATATGCACTACAAAAATGGATTGGTGTTAACTACCAGCGATTACAGCTAGAATGGAATCAGGTTAGTTAA
- a CDS encoding endonuclease, with translation MLKQLTIMVISTTLLIPSFSYASDNGNQTNQSFSKAKKMLEREIYTQVPKLTIYCQADFNKKKQITDHNGFTSTKHVKRQAKVEWEHVVPAENFGRNFSEWREGNSVCVNSKGKHFKGRRCAEKVNIPYRYMQADMYNLYPAIGAVNALRSNYNFASQVSAEKNQFGSCPIKINNKTVQPPNYAKGEIARAYLYMESVYPEYKIGRQKRELQAWDKQYPVTASECRRTQLIESLQGNENRVVKSACLDRGLW, from the coding sequence ATGTTAAAACAACTCACTATTATGGTTATATCAACCACATTATTAATCCCTTCATTCTCCTATGCATCTGACAACGGCAATCAAACTAACCAATCTTTTAGCAAAGCCAAAAAAATGCTTGAACGAGAGATTTATACACAAGTACCGAAACTGACTATCTATTGTCAGGCCGATTTTAATAAAAAAAAGCAGATCACTGATCACAATGGCTTTACATCAACAAAGCATGTAAAGCGTCAAGCAAAAGTAGAATGGGAACATGTTGTACCTGCGGAGAACTTCGGGCGTAATTTTAGTGAATGGCGTGAAGGTAATAGCGTCTGTGTGAACAGCAAAGGTAAGCACTTTAAAGGCCGCCGTTGTGCCGAGAAAGTAAATATCCCTTACCGTTATATGCAAGCGGATATGTACAACCTCTATCCAGCTATTGGTGCTGTAAATGCCCTGCGCAGTAACTATAATTTTGCATCTCAGGTATCAGCCGAGAAGAATCAATTCGGCAGCTGTCCCATCAAAATTAACAACAAAACAGTACAGCCACCAAACTATGCCAAAGGTGAAATAGCCCGCGCGTATCTGTATATGGAATCAGTTTATCCTGAATACAAAATAGGTAGACAGAAACGTGAATTGCAAGCCTGGGATAAACAATATCCGGTAACGGCAAGCGAATGTCGACGCACTCAGTTAATCGAAAGCTTACAAGGTAACGAAAACCGAGTGGTAAAATCTGCCTGTTTAGATCGTGGATTATGGTAA
- a CDS encoding SprT family zinc-dependent metalloprotease, which translates to MSNDLKQVNSTAQMLEQLVLDKIAACYQQAEERLNQTFPRPIINFKQRGKAAGSARLQTNELRFNAILLQENQQHFITHTVPHEVAHLLTYQLYGRTKPHGKEWQQIMNQIFDLAAKTTHQYDVASVKGKTFTYVCQCTDHQLTIRRHNKIMRDNIKYICRLCKKSLTIKY; encoded by the coding sequence ATGTCTAACGACTTAAAACAAGTAAATTCAACAGCCCAAATGCTAGAACAATTAGTATTAGACAAGATCGCCGCCTGTTATCAGCAAGCCGAAGAACGCTTAAACCAAACGTTCCCCCGCCCCATTATTAATTTCAAGCAACGTGGAAAAGCAGCCGGTAGTGCCAGATTACAAACCAATGAATTACGTTTTAATGCCATTTTATTGCAAGAAAACCAACAACACTTTATAACGCATACCGTCCCACATGAAGTCGCCCATCTATTAACGTATCAACTTTATGGTCGGACTAAACCACACGGTAAAGAATGGCAGCAAATAATGAATCAAATATTTGATCTCGCAGCCAAAACGACACACCAGTACGATGTCGCCAGTGTGAAAGGCAAAACTTTTACCTATGTTTGTCAGTGCACAGACCATCAACTCACGATTCGACGTCATAATAAAATTATGCGTGATAATATCAAATATATTTGTCGTTTATGCAAGAAAAGTTTAACCATAAAATATTAA
- the metK gene encoding methionine adenosyltransferase yields the protein MAKHLFTSESVSEGHPDKIADQISDAVLDAIIAQDPKARVACETYVKTGMVMVGGEVTTDAWVDIEEITRKTVREIGYINSEMGFDADSCAVLNTIGKQSPDINQGVDRDDPLEQGAGDQGLMFGYANNETEELMPAPITYSHKLVKRQAEVRKSGTLPWLRPDAKSQITFAYDDGKIVGIDAVVLSTQHSEDIKQADLVEAVMETIIKPVLPEQWLTKDTKFFINPTGRFVIGGPVGDCGLTGRKIIVDTYGGMARHGGGAFSGKDPSKVDRSAAYAARYVAKNIVAAGLADRCEIQVSYAIGVAEPTSISVETFGTGKVSEELLTKLVREHFELRPHGLIEMLDLKRPIYQNTAAYGHFGRSEFSWEATDKAEILRDAAGL from the coding sequence ATGGCTAAACATTTGTTTACCTCTGAGTCAGTATCAGAAGGTCATCCTGATAAAATTGCAGACCAAATCTCCGATGCTGTACTTGATGCAATCATCGCTCAAGACCCGAAAGCACGCGTAGCCTGTGAGACTTATGTTAAAACCGGTATGGTTATGGTTGGCGGCGAAGTAACGACTGACGCGTGGGTTGATATTGAAGAGATCACACGTAAAACAGTTCGTGAAATCGGTTACATAAACTCAGAAATGGGGTTTGACGCTGATTCTTGTGCTGTATTAAACACAATTGGTAAACAGTCTCCTGATATTAATCAAGGTGTTGACCGTGATGACCCACTAGAACAAGGCGCTGGTGACCAAGGTTTAATGTTTGGTTATGCAAACAATGAAACTGAAGAGTTAATGCCTGCACCTATTACTTACTCTCACAAACTGGTGAAACGCCAAGCCGAAGTGCGTAAAAGTGGCACACTACCTTGGCTACGCCCTGATGCAAAAAGCCAAATCACATTTGCTTATGACGACGGTAAAATTGTAGGTATCGATGCTGTTGTGCTTTCAACTCAGCATTCTGAAGATATCAAACAAGCAGACCTTGTTGAAGCTGTGATGGAAACAATCATCAAGCCAGTACTACCTGAGCAATGGTTAACGAAAGACACTAAATTCTTCATCAATCCAACTGGCCGTTTTGTTATCGGTGGCCCAGTAGGCGATTGTGGTCTAACTGGTCGTAAAATTATCGTTGATACATACGGCGGCATGGCTCGTCACGGTGGCGGCGCATTCTCTGGTAAAGATCCATCAAAAGTAGATCGCTCAGCAGCATACGCAGCACGTTATGTAGCTAAAAACATCGTAGCGGCTGGCCTAGCTGACCGTTGTGAAATCCAAGTTTCTTACGCGATCGGTGTTGCTGAACCAACATCAATTTCTGTTGAAACATTCGGCACTGGTAAAGTAAGTGAAGAACTACTGACTAAACTGGTTCGCGAACATTTCGAATTACGTCCACACGGTCTAATCGAAATGCTAGATCTTAAACGCCCTATTTACCAAAACACGGCTGCTTATGGTCACTTCGGTCGTAGTGAATTCTCTTGGGAAGCGACAGATAAAGCTGAAATCCTACGTGATGCAGCAGGTCTTTAA
- a CDS encoding YfaZ family outer membrane protein codes for MSLKKSLVITAGLLASFTSFTSAASNVSLAFNNDNIVLGYDVEMQEALKIKGDFLQTIDNGYTVDTGLYAFQDAGATFFELGAKAMRMDNDNGDGYALAFGGLGGLRLTEEFSLEAEFHYSPEILAFGDTENYSQWVFRASYALIPTATLFAEYNYTTVEYEKMPEERLTSDFLFGLAWVF; via the coding sequence GTGTCATTGAAAAAATCATTAGTTATCACTGCCGGATTACTTGCTAGCTTTACTAGTTTTACTAGTGCTGCATCAAACGTTTCGCTTGCCTTTAATAACGACAATATTGTTCTGGGTTATGATGTTGAAATGCAAGAAGCACTTAAAATTAAAGGTGACTTCCTACAGACTATCGATAATGGTTATACTGTTGATACTGGTCTTTATGCGTTCCAAGATGCAGGTGCGACATTCTTTGAGCTTGGTGCTAAAGCAATGCGAATGGATAATGATAATGGCGATGGCTATGCATTGGCATTTGGTGGCTTAGGTGGTTTACGCCTTACTGAAGAATTTAGCTTAGAAGCTGAATTTCATTACAGCCCTGAAATCCTTGCGTTTGGTGATACTGAAAACTATTCTCAGTGGGTTTTCCGTGCTAGTTATGCATTAATACCAACAGCAACTTTATTTGCTGAGTATAACTACACAACGGTTGAATACGAGAAAATGCCAGAAGAACGTCTAACAAGTGACTTTCTATTTGGTTTAGCTTGGGTATTCTAA
- the clcA gene encoding H(+)/Cl(-) exchange transporter ClcA, which produces MAKSPSLTFFKTALRKHRTNPKLLSAKHDYIVLPIISALVGAMTGLMIALFEAAILWTNNQRLQIFNPLDLPPSLNVVLIMLLSGVMVGLSFWLTLRFAPEASGSGITHIEGALDDMYDIRWRRLLPVKLVAGTLAIASGMIFGRAGPAIQIGGTVGRMFADTAKRYTNSTHILVAAGAAAGLAAVFNAPLAGILFVIEEMRPHFRYNMTSIKCVTLAAAMATIVMRAVHGQDAVMPLVHFDVPPLTSLWLFLLLGSIFGVIGVYFNRWIISSTKLLKRKQANKMSRIIITGILFGCLFALLQSFAPDTAGNGRDLMVRMLQEPSTWAILVGLFVIRLFGTIACFASGAPGGVFTPMLTLGTLFGLAFGVVAAELFPSFVAEPTVYAIAGMGALFAATVRAPVTGIVLVVEMTDSYELILPLLITCLGATFVAQAIGGKPLYAELLKLSLPKEPVIDDKEKILQ; this is translated from the coding sequence ATGGCTAAATCACCCAGTCTCACATTTTTTAAAACCGCATTACGTAAGCACCGTACCAACCCTAAATTACTTTCAGCCAAACATGACTATATTGTCTTACCGATCATTTCAGCCCTCGTCGGCGCAATGACAGGCTTAATGATCGCCCTATTTGAAGCGGCCATACTCTGGACTAATAACCAACGCTTGCAAATATTTAATCCTTTAGACCTGCCGCCGAGTCTCAACGTAGTGTTAATCATGTTGTTAAGCGGTGTCATGGTGGGTTTATCCTTTTGGCTCACCTTACGCTTTGCTCCTGAAGCATCTGGCAGTGGCATTACCCATATTGAAGGTGCACTTGATGATATGTATGACATTCGTTGGCGACGTTTATTACCGGTAAAATTAGTTGCTGGTACATTAGCAATTGCCTCAGGGATGATTTTTGGTCGTGCTGGTCCTGCGATTCAAATCGGTGGGACTGTGGGTCGTATGTTTGCCGATACCGCTAAACGCTATACCAATTCTACCCACATTCTGGTGGCAGCAGGGGCTGCTGCAGGTCTTGCCGCCGTGTTTAACGCCCCGCTCGCCGGTATCTTATTTGTGATTGAAGAGATGCGTCCGCATTTTCGCTATAACATGACTTCGATTAAATGTGTGACACTCGCAGCAGCGATGGCGACCATTGTCATGCGCGCTGTACATGGTCAAGATGCCGTGATGCCCCTCGTCCACTTTGATGTGCCACCACTAACTTCACTGTGGTTATTTCTATTATTAGGCAGTATTTTTGGGGTCATCGGTGTCTATTTCAATCGTTGGATAATCAGTAGCACTAAACTGTTAAAACGAAAGCAGGCTAATAAGATGAGCCGGATTATTATTACCGGCATTTTGTTTGGTTGCTTGTTTGCATTACTACAGTCATTTGCACCTGATACCGCGGGTAATGGTCGAGACTTGATGGTGCGCATGCTCCAAGAACCCAGTACCTGGGCTATTCTAGTGGGTCTATTTGTGATCCGTTTATTTGGCACCATCGCTTGTTTTGCATCTGGTGCGCCGGGCGGCGTATTCACCCCGATGCTGACATTAGGCACTTTATTTGGTTTAGCTTTTGGTGTGGTCGCAGCCGAATTATTCCCTAGCTTTGTGGCAGAACCGACGGTTTATGCAATAGCAGGAATGGGCGCATTATTTGCGGCAACCGTGAGAGCACCTGTTACAGGGATAGTATTAGTGGTGGAAATGACCGACAGTTACGAGCTTATTTTACCTTTACTCATCACCTGCCTTGGCGCGACGTTTGTCGCGCAAGCTATCGGTGGCAAGCCACTTTATGCAGAGTTATTAAAACTGTCGTTACCTAAAGAACCCGTTATCGATGACAAAGAAAAGATATTGCAGTAA
- the tkt gene encoding transketolase: protein MPTRQELANAIRALSMDAVQQANSGHPGAPMGMADIAEVLWRKNLNHNPANPNWVDRDRFILSNGHGSMLIYSLLHLTGYALPIEELKNFRQLHSKTPGHPEYGYAPGIETTTGPLGQGITNAVGMAIAEKTLAAQFNKPEHEVVDHYTYSFLGDGCLMEGISHEACSLAGTLGLGKLVAFWDDNGISIDGEVDGWFTDDTVKRFEAYGWHVVSVDGHNPAEIQAAIDASKAETSRPSLICCKTVIGFGSPNKEGTHDCHGAPLGDAEIIATREKLGWKHPAFEIPADIYSEWDANEAGAQAEAAWNEKFAAYQAAYPELAAEYARRTSGELPADWETKTSDYIKQLQADSAKVATRKASQNCIEEFGTLLPELLGGSADLAPSNLTMWSGTKAITADDASGNYLHYGVREFGMTAIINGMSLHGGFTAYGATFLMFMEYARNAMRMAALMKVQNIQVYTHDSIGLGEDGPTHQPVEQIASLRMTPNMSAWRPCDSVESAVAWKHAIERKDGPTALIFSRQGLAPMPRDEAQLANVAKGGYTLVDCDGKPELILISTGSEVELCTKAAAELTAKGRKVRVVSMPATDVFDKQDAAYRESVLPSDVVKRVAVEAGIADFWHKYTGFNGAIIGMTTFGESAPAEQLFEMFGFTVANVVATAESL, encoded by the coding sequence ATGCCAACTCGTCAAGAGCTAGCGAACGCAATTCGTGCCCTAAGTATGGACGCAGTTCAACAAGCAAATTCAGGCCATCCAGGCGCACCTATGGGCATGGCAGATATTGCCGAAGTATTATGGCGTAAAAATTTAAACCATAACCCAGCAAATCCAAACTGGGTTGACCGTGACCGTTTTATTCTTTCAAACGGTCATGGCTCAATGCTTATTTACTCACTGCTACACCTAACAGGTTATGCATTACCGATTGAAGAATTGAAAAACTTCCGTCAACTGCATTCAAAAACACCAGGTCACCCTGAATATGGTTATGCACCAGGTATCGAAACAACGACTGGCCCGTTAGGCCAAGGTATTACTAATGCTGTTGGTATGGCGATTGCTGAAAAAACATTAGCAGCACAGTTCAACAAACCAGAACATGAAGTTGTTGATCACTACACTTACTCGTTCCTAGGTGATGGTTGCCTAATGGAAGGTATCTCACATGAAGCATGTTCACTTGCTGGCACATTAGGCCTAGGCAAGCTTGTTGCATTCTGGGATGACAACGGTATTTCAATTGACGGCGAAGTAGACGGCTGGTTCACAGACGATACTGTGAAACGTTTTGAAGCTTACGGTTGGCATGTTGTTTCTGTAGATGGTCACAACCCTGCAGAAATCCAAGCAGCTATTGATGCATCTAAAGCTGAAACATCACGTCCAAGCCTTATCTGTTGTAAAACAGTGATCGGTTTTGGTTCACCAAACAAAGAAGGTACGCATGACTGTCATGGTGCTCCTCTAGGTGACGCTGAAATTATCGCAACACGCGAAAAATTAGGTTGGAAACACCCTGCATTCGAAATCCCTGCTGATATCTATTCTGAATGGGATGCTAATGAAGCTGGCGCACAAGCGGAAGCGGCATGGAATGAAAAATTTGCGGCTTATCAAGCGGCATACCCTGAACTAGCTGCAGAATACGCACGTCGTACTTCTGGTGAATTACCAGCGGATTGGGAAACTAAAACGTCTGACTACATTAAGCAGCTACAAGCTGATTCTGCAAAAGTAGCCACACGTAAAGCATCACAAAACTGCATTGAAGAGTTTGGTACATTATTACCTGAACTACTTGGTGGTTCTGCGGATTTAGCGCCATCTAACTTAACAATGTGGTCTGGTACTAAAGCAATCACTGCGGATGACGCATCAGGTAACTACTTACACTATGGTGTACGTGAGTTCGGTATGACTGCAATCATCAACGGTATGTCTCTACACGGTGGCTTCACAGCTTATGGTGCTACATTCCTAATGTTCATGGAATATGCGCGTAACGCAATGCGTATGGCTGCATTGATGAAAGTGCAAAACATTCAAGTTTATACACATGATTCAATCGGTTTAGGTGAAGATGGTCCAACTCATCAGCCGGTAGAACAAATTGCTAGCTTGCGTATGACACCAAACATGAGCGCATGGCGTCCATGTGATTCTGTTGAATCAGCAGTTGCTTGGAAACATGCAATTGAACGTAAAGACGGTCCAACTGCACTTATCTTCAGCCGTCAAGGGCTAGCACCTATGCCGCGTGATGAAGCACAATTAGCAAACGTTGCTAAAGGTGGTTACACACTGGTAGATTGTGATGGCAAACCAGAACTTATCCTTATCTCTACGGGTTCTGAAGTTGAACTTTGTACTAAAGCGGCTGCAGAGCTTACAGCGAAAGGCCGTAAGGTTCGCGTTGTATCTATGCCTGCTACAGACGTATTTGATAAGCAAGACGCAGCATACCGCGAATCTGTTTTACCGTCAGACGTTGTTAAACGTGTTGCGGTTGAAGCGGGTATCGCTGACTTCTGGCACAAATACACTGGCTTTAACGGTGCTATCATCGGCATGACAACATTTGGCGAATCAGCACCAGCTGAGCAACTGTTTGAAATGTTCGGTTTCACTGTTGCTAACGTAGTTGCAACGGCTGAATCACTATAA
- the panD gene encoding aspartate 1-decarboxylase: protein MQTTMLKGKLHQARVTHAELNYEGSCAIDQDMLDASGILEYEAIDIYNIDNGERFSTYAIAGERGSKIISVNGAAARKAAVGDRIIICAYVRMDNEEAKRHKPDLVYLDQGNDIVRTSNDIPVQVA from the coding sequence ATGCAAACCACAATGCTAAAAGGTAAGTTACACCAAGCGCGTGTAACACATGCCGAATTAAACTATGAAGGTTCATGCGCAATCGATCAAGATATGCTTGATGCGTCAGGGATCCTAGAATATGAAGCAATCGATATCTATAACATTGATAATGGTGAGCGCTTTTCAACTTACGCTATCGCTGGCGAACGCGGTTCAAAAATCATTTCAGTGAACGGTGCAGCAGCACGTAAAGCTGCAGTAGGCGATCGCATCATCATCTGTGCTTATGTACGCATGGACAATGAAGAAGCGAAACGACACAAGCCCGACCTCGTTTATCTTGATCAAGGTAATGACATCGTGCGCACAAGTAACGATATTCCAGTACAGGTTGCCTAG
- the panC gene encoding pantoate--beta-alanine ligase, with translation MDIIANIDVLREQVIAWRRQGLSTAFVPTMGNLHDGHLTLVKEAQKFADRVVVSIFVNPMQFNQATDLAAYPRTLDADCRALQSVDTDLVFTPSPELIYPHGLASQTFIQVPGISEVLEGAHRPGHFNGVSTIVAKLFNLVQPDVALFGEKDFQQLALIRHMVADLAMPIQIVGVPTVREKSGLAMSSRNGLLTAEERMIAPLLAEVMTTITSQVSKDTQANKALVTQATAQLNAAGFNTDAIDIVDADTLATITKETQEAVILMAAFLGKARLIDNKVIKLS, from the coding sequence ATGGATATTATTGCAAATATTGACGTGCTGCGAGAGCAAGTTATCGCTTGGCGTCGTCAAGGTCTATCTACCGCATTCGTACCGACTATGGGTAATTTGCATGATGGTCATTTGACCTTGGTAAAAGAAGCGCAGAAATTCGCAGACCGTGTTGTGGTCAGTATTTTTGTTAATCCGATGCAATTTAACCAAGCCACTGATTTAGCAGCCTACCCACGCACCTTAGATGCAGATTGCCGCGCACTGCAGAGTGTTGATACCGATTTAGTCTTCACGCCAAGTCCAGAGCTTATATACCCACACGGTTTAGCGTCACAAACCTTTATTCAAGTACCCGGCATTTCCGAAGTACTTGAAGGAGCACATCGCCCAGGTCATTTTAATGGTGTATCGACTATCGTGGCTAAATTATTTAATTTAGTCCAACCTGATGTGGCTTTATTTGGTGAGAAAGATTTCCAACAACTCGCTCTTATTCGTCACATGGTCGCTGACTTGGCCATGCCGATTCAAATTGTTGGTGTACCAACCGTACGCGAAAAGTCAGGCTTAGCAATGAGCTCTCGTAATGGCCTATTAACTGCTGAAGAGCGTATGATAGCGCCATTATTAGCAGAAGTAATGACGACAATTACTAGCCAAGTGTCAAAGGATACGCAAGCAAATAAAGCCTTAGTCACGCAAGCAACGGCACAGCTTAATGCGGCCGGTTTCAATACCGATGCAATTGATATTGTTGATGCTGATACTTTAGCGACAATCACTAAAGAAACCCAAGAAGCCGTTATTTTAATGGCGGCCTTCTTAGGTAAGGCACGTTTAATCGATAATAAAGTTATTAAGTTAAGCTAA